One genomic segment of Candidatus Poribacteria bacterium includes these proteins:
- a CDS encoding aquaporin: MNTKNLIAEFIGTFALIFIGAGALAIGEGGLVGVALAHGLVIVVFAYAYGHISGTHINPAVTLGLLIAGEIQFVAAIGYWIVQFLGGILGAVVLNAVLPNPGDLGVTILSENVGVGQGLVVELVLTFFLVNTIFNTAVSGKAGNFAGLAIGLTLALCILMGGPLTRASLNPARTLGPAIVSGNYADIWLYFVGPCVGAILAALLYIGVLKDKGEA, from the coding sequence ATGAATACAAAAAACTTAATCGCCGAATTTATTGGTACCTTTGCGTTGATTTTTATTGGGGCGGGCGCGTTAGCAATTGGCGAAGGCGGTTTAGTAGGTGTTGCACTCGCCCACGGCTTAGTCATTGTGGTGTTTGCTTACGCGTATGGACACATCTCTGGCACGCATATCAACCCGGCCGTGACGCTCGGTCTCCTAATAGCCGGAGAAATCCAATTCGTTGCAGCCATCGGTTACTGGATTGTCCAATTCCTCGGTGGAATTTTGGGGGCAGTTGTACTTAATGCAGTGTTACCGAATCCAGGCGATCTCGGCGTAACGATTTTAAGTGAAAACGTCGGCGTAGGTCAAGGACTCGTCGTCGAACTCGTGCTCACCTTCTTCCTCGTCAATACAATTTTCAATACGGCTGTCAGTGGAAAAGCCGGAAACTTCGCGGGACTCGCTATCGGGCTGACACTGGCACTTTGTATCCTAATGGGCGGACCGTTGACACGCGCATCTCTCAACCCAGCGCGCACATTGGGACCCGCTATTGTCAGCGGCAACTACGCCGACATCTGGCTCTACTTTGTAGGACCCTGCGTGGGGGCAATCCTCGCAGCACTTCTCTACATCGGTGTTCTAAAGGACAAAGGCGAGGCGTAG